The proteins below are encoded in one region of Helianthus annuus cultivar XRQ/B chromosome 2, HanXRQr2.0-SUNRISE, whole genome shotgun sequence:
- the LOC118486747 gene encoding protein MODIFYING WALL LIGNIN-2-like, with product MEGKGVIFCAIVSVLGIISAATGLVGEFTRVKADDITAKNDECVYPSSPALALGIISAVIAIITQIYISLTVGGTRCCSKNPNASPISNSFYGLSRAATVIAVILLFVAAALNNKEGGQVDSYGYFTCYVVKPGIFAAGAVLALLSAVFGIAAYVTAAPPTTETTTNPAVAYPVGANVDPEKSPLPFLPQQYPPRQ from the exons ATGGAGGGCAAGGGGGTAATTTTCTGCGCAATTGTGTCGGTGCTCGGAATAATATCTGCAGCCACCGGTCTTGTGGGGGAGTTCACAAGGGTTAAG GCTGATGATATTACTGCTAAAAATGATGAATGTGTATATCCAAGTAGTCCAGCTCTAGCTCTTGGAATCATATCAGCCGTCATCGCAATTATTACACAAATTTACATAAGCCTTACAGTTGGAGGTACTAGATGTTGTTCAAAGAACCCTAATGCGAGCCCAATTTCGAATTCCTTTTATGGACTGTCACG GGCTGCTACTGTGATAGCTGTGATTCTACTGTTTGTAGCTGCCGCACTAAATAATAAAGAAGGTGGACAAGTTGACTCATATGGTTATTTTACATGTTATGTTGTGAAGCCTGGGATCTTTGCAGCAGGAGCTGTTTTAGCTCTTTTGAGTGCAGTTTTTGGGATTGCTGCTTATGTTACCGCAGCTCCACCAACTACAGAAACCACCACAAACCCTGCAGTTGCGTACCCGGTGGGTGCGAATGTTGATCCAGAAAAAAGTCCACTGCCTTTCCTTCCTCAGCAATACCCTCCTCGGCAATAA